Sequence from the Nymphaea colorata isolate Beijing-Zhang1983 chromosome 9, ASM883128v2, whole genome shotgun sequence genome:
CGCCTGGCCGACCTGGGCCCTACTCTAATCGGACCGGGCAGGCTGGGCTGGCCGGATGCTCAGCCCAGGTCTAATTCTAATATGTATACGATTAACTAATGGAttgaatatatgtatatatatattgacggTGTCAAGGTAGGATcttgttgaaaagaaaagcctgctaagagagagagagagttacctTTGCTCTTCtgtaacctttttttctttctgaggAGACCCGTTGCTTAGTTATGCAATCTGCAATGAAACCAAGTAGTAAATGGATGgattaaattcaaaattgaatttgtcGAAAGTGAACAAGGAATTATAGAATTTGTATCGACGGACGGACCAAAAGAATTTGTATCGACACATAAAAATTAGTTAAAGCACTGCTGTTGGTGGGCTTAATTCAAGAATTTGTATCGACAAAGTTCGATCGGCACCCGCAGCGTTAAGCATATGAAACATGTCAACCATACAGTCTACAGTTAATTTACGGAAATATTTGATGATCACAAGACCGCAAGCTTTTTTTCGTAAAACCAGCTGATGacctttctcttttgaaaaaggCACTGTCTTTAACTTTGTTCCTTTCTATAATACAGAAGGCCTCGTTACTTTTAACCACATGCCTATCAAATTATCCCATTTTGTGGGCCAGTTACCAAACCGCTCTTTAGAAATCTTATGTTTTACTTTATTCGATTTCAACAACGACGATAATTCCTGTGATCGTTCCTACAAAATAAGAAGAGTCAGGGGGATGGGTTAGTTAGTTCCAAGCGCCATTGACGACAACCTAATAAAGGACGTAGGGTGTTAAATTACatgatatcttgaaatttttcttaagaaatctTTGAAGAATATAGGCGTATCAAAATTTTGTATTCAAGAATACATAAGGTGCATTGCGGGTGGCCTACCTTGTATATAGTCAGAAATAAATACTCTAAAaagatcaaaaaagaaaaaggaggcaTATAATAGCTTCCAAATCCATACTTACATGGGTGTAGATCAAAGACGCAGGTTTTGGCGCTGCAGCTGTAGCAGGCTCGGTGTATCTGAAGGCCGCAAGCGTCGCAGTGGGTGCTTCTCTTGAAACCTGGGCGGTACGATAGCCGCAGCAGGTGCTGGTGCCCGGGGATGCGGGCCGTCTGATGCAACTGCAAGCACAAGGGATGGGCGATGAACTTGCAACTCTGGCAGCGGTACCTGAATCCGATGACGGTCTTCCCGCATATGTCGCAGGAGGCGTCAGTGCTGGCAGCCGGTGCATCAGAAAGGCAGAGCGGGTGCTTTGGGTGCGGATCCTGCCCCTCAAGCGACGGCGACAGGATGGCGCAGGGGCGGTGGATGAAGTAGCCGCAGCGGCAGCAACCGTAGAAGGGTTTCCCCGATCCGAAGGGGATGCAGCACGCACGGCAACTCGACGCCATCCCGTTGGTCTCCGACATTCCCATCAGTCGCAGAGGGCAGTCGTGGAACCGATGCTGAAGCGGGGAAGCCATGGCTCGCGATTGTCTCCTAGCAACGTCTCGCTCTGCCTTTTTAACTTCGAAGCTCTTCGAAAGCATGAAGCTGGACTACAAGTCAACGTTGGATTTCGGAAAACCACAAGGacgaacttttttttttttttttttttttttgtttctcggAAACATTAAATGGAGCAGTGAAAAAACCAGGCTAATGTGAAGTGAAAAATGAAGTGTAACTGGCTTTCATCACTAGCAAAAATTTGTTTAGAAGCGCGTGTTATGCATTATTCTAGAACATATATTTGCTatcttttaataaaataaatgaaattcaCTGTGAATAGATGCACATTTATGATGCATTAACGACTCCATTCAATAATCTGTCGGCCAagcaaatctattttttttatatatgtgtgtgtgtgtgttcaggACTCGCTGCTCACCCGATAGtgagaatgaaaaggaaagaacatgTGGGGACTGCTGCTCTGGCTATCGGGAGAGCCATTGTTCTTCATAACTTGTGGCTCTTATTCCACGACTTGGCCATCCGATTGTCACTGGCATTGTAAGTGGGGGCGTCCAACCGATTGGACTTGTTATCCTAAAGTAATTTCTACCTCTTGTTTCccaaagttttctttttcatttatttaattcAGAATTAATTGTTGAAAACATAAAAGACGCAAAATAAACTGATTGTTTTCGTCAAGGCacgtggtttttttttttttgtttttctcaccAATATGGAAGCCGAATCAATAGCACAAATCCCTTATAATTCCTAAGGGAATTTTACAACCGTTTCCTAGCAATAATCTTAATAAATGGAGTTGTCACATTGATAACTCTTAAAATCCTTTCCTTCATTTGGCTTGTTTGCTGATATATGTTCTCTCAAAATGCTCATCCCATGATTGATGCCATCACCATCCTACACTTATACGGAAGTTTTAGAGTTATATATGGAGTCTCAACATCTATAAGACAGCCAAATAAAATGGTGTCGGCCGATATTTTCCATTGTTCCTCTACCTATGGGAAGATCCAGTGTTCATCGTAACCTGTGGCCCTTAGTCCACGACTTGGTCATCCGATTGTGATTGGCATTGTAAGTGGGGACGGTTCAGTTAAGGCTCCCAACTGGACTCAATCTCCAGTTGTTGCACGAAAGGACaaagattgaaaaaagaaaagaaaagaaaagaaaaagatgggcCTTCTTAAAGGAGAAAACGGAAACCTACCTCAAGAATTCACCCTGACCGACTCAAACGTCCGAAGCGTGTGGTCCAACCGGACGACGACACAGTTGAGAGGAAAGAGACGAGGACAGGGAGAGAGTACTTCCAGTTCCTCCTCCTCAGCAAGAGCAGAAATCTTACGCGTCCAAGTTCAACGAATGTACTACTACTTATCCTAAAGTTATTTCTACCTCTTGTTTCCTAAagtttcttttggttttcttttatttatttcaaaactaattgttgaaaagaataaaagaagcaaaacaaaatgaCAATCTTCAGCAGGGCCCGTTGTTCTTTTTCTCACCAATATGAAGCCTCCATCGGCCTTCAAATCAATATTTGTAAGGGAATTTTACAACCGTTTCGAAGGAATAATCCTAAATAAAAGGAGTTGTTACATTGCTAAGTATTTGTCACATTGGTAACTCTTCTCTCCTGCCATAAAGATTTCCTTTTCGGTTTATAAGGGGAATATCATCTCCTCAAATATTTCCTTCATTTGGCTTAACTGCTgatatttctttcaaaattcaTATCCCATAATTGATGCCATCTCCATCCTCGTTATCAAAGTCATAATCTTATGTCATCCTCTAGATCCTACAACTACATTCACGACTTACCACATCTGGAATGGACatgagtttatatatataccatCTATAAGTGACTGTGAACAAGTGACTCTTCAGCCAATTTATGTAGCTCTGATGGCAACTGATCAATTGAACAGTTTTTAttgaagaatttttttattagttttagttttttacctCAATTGCAGGCATCGGAGAGATTCTTAAGATTACTATCATGCACAAGCATTTTATCGCAATGAATCCATAAGCCTTCAACCGCCAGTACTTGCCATgacaaaaacaaagaatttgCTCTAAATAAGGCTGCGTCAGCTTAGCTATGTCCAGGTCTAATGACTGAGGACATCAGAGCTCAATGAGCATATGATGAATCCGATATCAGTTCTCCGGGGATCATGTGCTTGCTTAAACGGTGGTTCCCACTGGTGCCGAGTTTCTTTCCATTATTGGATCAGAGATCATTGGCTAACAAATACCCCTTAAAAGTGTTCAGATGGGGATTACTGCATGGATTATCCACAAGCAAGTATTGCtttgataaaaaagaaggaaaacaaacagTAGCGTTACTTTCCTTTTTCGGAGACATCAAATGAACCAGTTCATGCTTATGGATCCAAAAACAACAGAAGAAATTTAATGGACGAATTACGTGTAATTGGCTTtgattatcatcaataaatgataTAGGAACACAAATTTATGCATTGTTTATTCAAACTATAATATTTCTAGTTAATTGTTGATTTCACAAGTAACCAACTTTTGAAAAATCGATTTTCGAAACAGAAAAAGGTGCTCCTGAGGTGACAACAAATAGAacacttaatttatttttgtcgTTCAAATTCTGATACACGATAATTCCTGCAGACATATGGGCAATGAGACggaacaaaggaagaaaaattatgcacaaacaaatatatatgaTGTAAGATGTAATTATTAGAGGAGTTTGACTTATTATAAGAAATTATTCAAGACTCACCCTAGCTTCCTTAACGAGACTGACACTATTGGAGTCGTCAAAGGCACTTAGGACGACGAAGACCTTCACCGGCGGCCACCCGTAAAAAGCAAGGAGACAGCCCCCGCGTGCAATGGATCGTCAGCGCCAGGCAGGTCGCCGGAGCCATTCATCTCGACGGTGATCAAGTAGTCGTCGTCGCCGTTGCTGTCGTCATCACCGTTgtatggcaaaaaaaaaaaaaaaaaccatataaTTACTGACTTAGTTATTAGTACTAGAATTAGAGGTTGGCCGTTGTATTCGTCAATTTAACCAGCCCCTAAAAGATAACTTGGTGTGcccaaaagaaaaatacaaagctTCTGCAAATGATTAGCATCGGGGCCTGCTTATCGTCGTCTTAGGCAGAAGGAAACCCTTCTTCATGTAAGGAAAAATTTAGCTACATTATTCTCTTGAACAGTTTTGACCATATAACGCCTGGCCAGACATTGGATTAATCCTCATGAGCCTTCATTTCACCATGCTTTCAATTGCGTATGCTATTTTGTTCATATCACGAAAAGTGCTtcagaaaataaccaaaatggaCAAAGTAAAAAGCCACACCACCTTTAGAATTTTATACATAACAATTTTCTTCGAAAGCATgatcataaaattttatatggaATAACAACCAACTTGATCGCCAATCGGTGTGAAATTCACTCATGTGACGACTTTACCCATTTTTATACCCAAGAGAACACCGGTAGAAAGTAAGGACAATGAGAcgaaattgttgaaaaaaaacaatttttttatggacCTAGTTTGTGGCTTTCATGCAATTTGCCTCCAGGAGGCACCCCTTGAGATTGCGAAAAAAAACGTATACGTTATaattttcaaacaatttaaTTGGCCCCcatacaaatttttaaaaaatatagttaAAACCGGTAAATTGTTAATATGAATACTGATATACGTATGGGTACAAATACGATGAAGTGGGAGTGGGTATggtaatattaaaaataaaaaatgtgcgCATAGGGATGCaggaacacacacacacacactatatatatatatatatatatatatatatatatatatatatatatatatatatataatgacttgTTCTCACCTCCGACCATCCGTGTCATATGTTCCATAAGGAGGGAGGCAAACTCCGAGCGCAAATGTTTGTGAACACCAACACAGAAGCCAGGCGGCAGGTCGCAGAAGTTAATTTTCTGGCCGCCGTTTTTAACAAGAAGGCGGACGGGGGCACGGACGATGTTGGAGATGTTTTCGTGGTCCACAGTTCCGAATAACAAGGCGTACATAGCGTCACTTAAACCGAAGTGACCAAAGAGTAGGTGCATGGAAGCGGTCTTTGCTAGGAGTTTCGTAACTTCCCACATCtgcattttgacaaaaaaaaaaaaaaaaatcatcccttattagagatgtcaatgtattcaatttgaatatgacAGAACTGTTACTAAAAAACCTGATGGAAAAATTTTAATAGCTGATTAAAAATTCGGTTctgattggatttagttttaaataaataccatACAACATCCAACAATCTTACATTgtattcagttcaaaatttggattcggacatgaatgtaaaaatcatatTGGAATTATGAAGTGAGATTTCAGATTTAACTGCAGATATAGCTTTTCTTCATTCGTATTAGAATCCGAATTTTAATTCGAGTATATTACTATCTCAAAGGTAGACACGAATAAGATTATATCCGATTTAAATATGATCTATTAGCACCCATACATCTGGTTGACACATTCTGTGACAATTTATTATCGTTTCATGAATTCGCTGAAAATAAAGTATTACAGGAATCTACCCCGAGACCTCAATGTCCAAGCAAAATAGAATAATGACATGCTTATGGCATACATTCTCTTGTCTAACTTTAGCCATTTCATATCATTAAATTGTAGGAAAATATTCGAAAACGTACACAAAGAATTATGTATACTATTCAAGACAAACAAAATTAACCTTTTCAATTTGTTAAGAATGCACCTTACTTGTTCTTTACTTAACCAAGCATATTTAGAAGAGCATCTTTCATTAATTTAGAtttaaatcaacaaaaattaccattttaccTATTAAAATATAACATTCAAAATTTGCCTATTTTTATACAATAATTAGGTTTTTATTGAAGAACTTTCTAGAGAGACATAATTACTTTTCTTATTCGTCCTCTCCTTCTGCCTGGTATGGTTCTCTCTGGGCTGGTTCTCTCTGGGTTGGTGCTTGGAGCTGCCTTAGTTAAGCACCCTGGAATGAAACCAAATATTACAAAATCGATGGTGAATAACAATGAGATGGATATACAAAAGTGGAAATTGAGTTAAACAGCAGGCATAAAAAGCCTAGGcttccttcctccctttcttttgCCTTCAGGTTACTTCTGGGCCTAGGACCGCTAAATTGAaggaaattaaaatttcattttccgGGGCCACGAATCTTTGTTGACGTAAAAGGCTGTTGTGAGCCGAAGTCCAGCAGGGGCCAGGGTCCCCTCCAACTCCAAGCTGTGATTTAACGAAATCTCAGAAAGAAAGCAGGACTCGTTTTCCCATAGAAGCCATGTTACTAATAAATCACCTTTGTTTTTGCAATTTCTTGGAATGGACTCATATCTTACTGAGAATAAATGTGGATCGTCCATTTTCATAATGTTGCTATTGTTTTCTTAGTGATAGATTGGGTTCTGTTTCccaggaaaaagagaaaaggacgTCATTACATACTCCAAAAACTTACCAGGGTGTACATCAAAATTGCAGGGGC
This genomic interval carries:
- the LOC116261568 gene encoding uncharacterized protein LOC116261568 isoform X1 — its product is MRLHASDGEQLHPRAPPQPPLPPFPRSQDDFCNACGFCIRTCHYRCGPCNFDVHPGCLTKAAPSTNPERTSPERTIPGRRRGRIRKMWEVTKLLAKTASMHLLFGHFGLSDAMYALLFGTVDHENISNIVRAPVRLLVKNGGQKINFCDLPPGFCVGVHKHLRSEFASLLMEHMTRMVGATATTTT
- the LOC116261568 gene encoding uncharacterized protein LOC116261568 isoform X2 — protein: MPQTVSSCTHEHPLNLRFLPSLVVKMTSVTLAGFVYALATTGAAPAILMYTLMWEVTKLLAKTASMHLLFGHFGLSDAMYALLFGTVDHENISNIVRAPVRLLVKNGGQKINFCDLPPGFCVGVHKHLRSEFASLLMEHMTRMVGATATTTT
- the LOC116261568 gene encoding uncharacterized protein LOC116261568 isoform X3, producing the protein MRLHASDGCLTKAAPSTNPERTSPERTIPGRRRGRIRKMWEVTKLLAKTASMHLLFGHFGLSDAMYALLFGTVDHENISNIVRAPVRLLVKNGGQKINFCDLPPGFCVGVHKHLRSEFASLLMEHMTRMVGATATTTT
- the LOC116261569 gene encoding uncharacterized protein LOC116261569, which codes for MLSKSFEVKKAERDVARRQSRAMASPLQHRFHDCPLRLMGMSETNGMASSCRACCIPFGSGKPFYGCCRCGYFIHRPCAILSPSLEGQDPHPKHPLCLSDAPAASTDASCDICGKTVIGFRYRCQSCKFIAHPLCLQLHQTARIPGHQHLLRLSYRPGFKRSTHCDACGLQIHRACYSCSAKTCVFDLHPYCITKQRVSSERKKGYRRAKAKKVIKHATKTVTKGIIGKVLIGTIVLGVTAAFDLDCDGDGDGDGDDVDEEVDDNLDVDGDDPVGPDDVNVDMDTFYDLSACDGTDDIALQEEANMLLLSHMETMAMGEPSSSSCFP